The Helicoverpa armigera isolate CAAS_96S chromosome 28, ASM3070526v1, whole genome shotgun sequence genomic interval GCTGGGGTTGGTGGTTCCtactgtaacaaaaaatatatgtgagAACAGCTTACTAAATAAATCTGTAGTTTTCAGTGAGAgttcatgaacaaaaaaaaaacacgcgaTGCTTACACATTTCTTGTTCGTTGaaagttatgaataaaaaatgtgtaagcATCGCGTCCTTCCTGACTACAAACTAGAATGGTCCAAAAGGCAAAAGAAGAGTTCGAAGACCTAAAAAGCGATGGGCCGATGACATAGCTGGGATTGCGGGGCCCAGTTGGCAGACTGTTGCCCTCAAtagagaaaaatggaagaagATGGAGGAGGCCTATACCCATATGGGgtccattttttaaatcaaaaattaaaacaaacaataattaacatactattgtaaagaaatggaaataaaaaggctttaaataaataataaaacatcgcGTCGGCGCAAGTCACCAACTAGCATGTGTTTGAGCACAAGGGTTGTTgagggaaataaaaaaaaacacgcaatttgttactgtgaACTAGAGCGAGTTGATTAGAAGTGACTTTCTGTAGCACACCATCACATCTCGCTTTAGTGCAGCTAGGAAGATAGTTTTGACATTGagataataatgattaatgaaTGAACTGAAATAAACAGGTTAAtgttcattccttctctgtgtgagagaaggcttgtgcccagcagtgggacgataaaaggcttaTGATAAATACATGAATACTTACAAGATATGTCTTTCTAGTTTACGCCTACTCGTAAACTTTTTATTGCAGTGATCACAAATAGCTATCATGTGCATTGATTTGTAGTGTTCGCTAAATACTCGGAGAGATCTGTAAGCCAAAAAATagcattgtaaataaagaagaaaaattcAATGGGAATCCGAATATGAAGTAACATTAACATTTAAGACAGGGatggtacaaaaataaacttttagaatggaaaatatatatatgtattaaaatttcgGCACCCTGATGAAAAGTAGAGGAAgcattcctcgataaatgggctatcttaaACTGCAATATTTCTTCATGCTGGACCAGTACCTCCCGAGATTAGCGCCTTCAAGCAAAAAGCtaatcatcctccaagcctttttcccaactatgttggggtcggcttccagtctaactggaaaAAGCGTATCTTGAATATTATTTCTCACTTACCCAAATTCCAATGAGCACTCCTTACAAGTGTGAACCTTTGTGTGCgctatattaaaatgtttcttcATTCCTCGGAATCTAGTAATTTCTCCACAAAGCTTGCATCGTAACATGAGTGTATGGACTCTCCAATGTTCTTCAAGATTGGACtgagaatttatatttttttgtttgcatgCCAAGCAAGATGTTGGGTATTCTATCTGTAataaattttgttattaaaagacataataattatatatactTTCCATACAGCAGTCAATAAAGTATTGCTTTGCAATGAACTAAAATTGAGTACATAGAAAAAATGAATCTTTCCACCTCATTTCAAACAGGCCCATTTCTTATAACCGCTAGCGTGCTAGTGATGTCGTATGGTAGATAACATCATCTGAAGCAACATTATCCCAAAagcagaaatataaaaataatgtaccttCAAATGACGAAAGGTTTGATGTCTGAAATAATCCAATTCTCTTACATATCCAAGACTACATTCCATACATTTATAAGGAAATGATTCTAAAGTACGTTTTGCTCTGTCTTTGTCTAAAAATTGCTCAATGGCCTCGTCATTTAAACAAACCTCCTCGGAATGCTCTTTACGATTGAACAAAACCTCTTTCTTTGTGACTGTcgcatatttttcatataactttttaatactttgagattgctttattctttttttaggttttttattcTCTATTGTACAGTCTAAATCATGTTCTTGTTTAAATTCTTCATAATCTGTATCGTTATTGTAAGATATATTGTCAATTTCATCTTTTATGTCTtcattatattctatttttatttcaggatCTATTTCTGGAATATTTTCATCTTTATATGCATTAATGGTTTCGTTTTCATCAGGTAATATATCTTTGTGGTCCAgtataatatgtttttgttcctCTTCATCAATATATTTGTACTCGTAGTCATATTGTTGTTTCtgtgtaatttttatatgtGACAAGGTGTTTGGGAGATCGCTCTGAAAGGGCAATTGTCTTAACTAAATACAATTTCtgggaaatataataatattcaacaCTAAGAAAAATACTGTAGGTACTGTCATTGTGGCATCTACAGggtatacaaaaaatacatgtttacCTCGTACGTCTTTACAAACTGTAAGAGCCTGTATTGAGCAGTCTTAATGCGAGATCGAAAGACTCCCAGTTTGTTTATTAACGCCACACATTCCCAACACAGCAGCAAGTCTTTAAATTGctgaaataacaaatatttaatataggAGCACATAGGacctatattttatagaaaaggaagtaaaataaaactggtTGAATTAAGCTTGTGGAAGGTATTAATGCAGGCTCTGAAACTtagaaaaactactgaaaaaaaCGCACATGTGTTACATCTCCTCCGAGTCCaataaacaatgttttgttGTGACCAGTCACACACGCGAGGTTTCTATCAGCGCTTAAACAGCCATGGCATATCCATAAAAGACGCTCACACTCTACTTTGACATCCATgattattgatgttttttttaatgttcaacacatttatttttgttttgcaggCGTATTTGATTTCGAAAAACACAAATTCGTGATTCGCGTTGTATGACGTTTGGCTATTGACACAACAGTGCGTTCCgaaatttcaattttctttctttcaatatCAGTAGGACAAGTAACAGCTGTTGTAACCAGCAACTAGCTTAATACATTTAGTCGATTTAGTAAACAGTGCCAGCAACCCAGCACCTCTCTATTTGTGACATTTATTGTCAAAACAAGACGTAACGCATAGACAAGACCATGGGGATGCAactgaagtacaataattttctgaggtttttttttagaaatgcgccatctagtgacggatgccccgtaacttgggtatttgtacttcgttttagtcactagatgtcactgcaccttagaccgatatttcatcgatttaataacaaatctaaaaaaagttttgtgattagaaatattaacaaatattgtaattaaataattttatgatttatttttaattcttttttatctatgaggacgtcttagttaatcacaataatcacactacttgaaaccacttgaaacactgacgattgacattgacagtcgaccatacttttaaattaaaccgttttccgttttctaacgtgttggtttattctgagtgttattttctggtttttttattacgattgttgcgtgttcctggactctgatactgactgcttctgtgattgacctggcttcgtattttggacctgtgatctactgcattttcattgacccggctttgtattttggaacctcgatcgactgcttttacattgacccggcaccgtatttaggactagaaaatgcgtccagtggatcgtcttaggggcggaatgccatcaacgtcaagatataagtgctactttgattgtgacaatgacggtaagttcaaaacttttaactttataatgcacgtaatttatcttttgctgataggctgcacaatatccattattgtcatccgtgcaatctgtggtcatcatagtccttgagtcatcaaaatctaagatgcactaccacacacactcctgtcctgaccctacacaaacaattgaaactgcacattaacttttatatccaatcaaaagactcggaatctacgtataagacaaagcccgctctagacgaccctctgaccaaataacttcatcaggttttaaaactatgattttacagtggcgtagcatgggattccgccgccgggcaggtatatttagctgccggtcagtgggtagtcttaggggcgagcccccttatttaggtacttatttaaattcaaatgactacaatttaataaaattctaaagatggttttggcaagaaagaattattattgatatcgactcatgaccaggtgcggtctcagcccatgattttgggattcactagggtgctggaaggaatactttcagaaattgttactggctctctttgatatgtagtgcagcagtgtgaaaattttagcatcctacctaggattttgttgattcatacactaatgatctatgtataactttgtcgattcatacagcatgcaacaatattttttgcaaactaggatatgttagattttcctttaaagctcaaaaaacataaagccttgtgtggactaagcatttattgtcaaattaaacgaaaaacaagcagatgtaaaaattcaagagcgagtcgaaaaatttagtaccctgcctgcctgataggttagatcttcttttagtagacaagaagttattgggaggtaggctagaagtatagatagatatctatctatcttgttgtatttgttatggtggtggtggtggtatctatacacactatgtacaccataacaaattacaatttaaaacttaataactaaaaggGTGTAACAAtggtggtcttatcgctaaaagcgatcttttacagacaacctttaatgtatagtgactcttctcaagaaaattgtattatggggtggcataaataggaactgacaatgtaaaggcggcaaaaaatgcctttgcctcTACTGTCAACGCTATCAGCTTCTACTTGGCTTGATGCTGCAGCTAGGCGGCGGTGCCGGCCCCTAGAGTAGCGCCACCCAGGGCCATGGCCCCTCGGCACCCCATGCTAtgctactgtgattttatttacttcaactgtggtgttcctgttctagtactgctagacctcagctattatttctagtgttagattaatattcaaggatggtatcacagtacattactaaaattttatacatatgatgatgatatctattacggtattttaatgagagtgagttgttcatgtataaaacttcttgatttcaggcccattgcaccgatttcctaaacctgaatacccacatttggaaaagtttaactcgtggaaaaagtactagataaagctttacaagagaaaggcgacatctacatttataaccaaattcgattttgcgacagacattttgaagagtgttaccgttcagccagtcaccgacttactccaaatgcaataccaactctaggtacctactatttagatgtcttatgttatttaaatcttaatagaaacaaaaccacatttctttgccttcgctgtaataacaaaattgttcctcaaatattaaataaaattttctactgaataatctaatcctaattagaagaaaataaaatgaatattatataccaaaataattgatgcaacatgctatcttctaagaattaaatgaatattgttctatattctacataattatacagtaactataaataatttcatccttttgcagatttatctacattaccagttggtcaaactcttgaaggtccatcgggacatgtcgaggcagacatgtcgaatttattaaacatttcgcaagataaacttgctgtcattgagccatccagctctacccactatcatagtgatgtacagaatgcattacagacagctgaacgccctaaaggtaaatatttttattgacaattgacctttgacttgtaacattaggtttttctttccatcatcaggattccaatttgtttccactgtagggtcataaaacttcttgcagagagagagtgggcatttaagcgtacatagggaaataaggacagagaaagcgactttgttttatactatgtagtgaagcctatgtgttattacattttttataagctatattactgtaaagtttcatctaaatccgtttagtagttttcgcgggaaagaggaacaaacatcctcacaacatttataatattagtactagtataggattatttcatactaactgcgtcccgcggtttcacccgcgtataccggaataaaaaatagcctatgtctaattccagggtataagctatctacataccaaatttcatccaaagccgttcagtagttttttcg includes:
- the LOC110381498 gene encoding zinc finger protein 58, whose translation is MDVKVECERLLWICHGCLSADRNLACVTGHNKTLFIGLGGDVTHQFKDLLLCWECVALINKLGVFRSRIKTAQYRLLQFVKTYESDLPNTLSHIKITQKQQYDYEYKYIDEEEQKHIILDHKDILPDENETINAYKDENIPEIDPEIKIEYNEDIKDEIDNISYNNDTDYEEFKQEHDLDCTIENKKPKKRIKQSQSIKKLYEKYATVTKKEVLFNRKEHSEEVCLNDEAIEQFLDKDRAKRTLESFPYKCMECSLGYVRELDYFRHQTFRHLKIEYPTSCLACKQKNINSQSNLEEHWRVHTLMLRCKLCGEITRFRGMKKHFNIAHTKVHTCKECSLEFGSLRVFSEHYKSMHMIAICDHCNKKFTSRRKLERHIFRNHQPQQCTICNRQYRAYKFYKSHLRAEHPELLSSLQALDSNKEMRYCVECDIQFPSIYKYKRHLQESVKHKPKKKERIPCPDCGKIFTRMVYKNNHYRLAHMKVTKHYCEICNKYFSNGYGLRKHIKGVHEKIPLPKNKICDLCGRGFSANRILANHRRTHTGERPYKCEFCPATFAQQTALKTHQKTQHKHSILLAN